ctgaatacacgcacttgttacttcttcaCTGATCAAAAGCGATTGAAAGAATTAACGCAATAGTACAAAAGACATTTTgaaagggaacgaaaaacatttctgtgtgacataatttgtttcaaataacacgagtgtttacggtcgcaatcaatcggtgcgtctcataatcatagtagtaaaaaattaaattaattaatatttttcaagcacggataatccgcaaaccggataaaccacgcccggataatcgagagtatactgtacaaataaatttaatcagatGTCGTATGTGATTGGTATTTTCACTACAATGAGATACAATGGTTCGCAAGTCTACGTTTTGTAACAAATAATTAAGAACAATGTTCATATTCGAATTGTATTACATTTTCTTGGAGTAGTTGTGGCGTAGACTGGCTGTTCAATGTATGTTCGAATTTAACTTCATGACTTGATTGAGCATCTGAgagacaatttttataaatggaaGTTGTCGGTAATATAGATTCAATATtgtcattatttttcattttgaaatcgTTCCAAGTACTTTGTGCTCCGGACATctgtaaaattaatacaatgttgtataattttaaatgtgtataatatattgtcttttttttttattgaactcACATTTTCGATAGAACAAAAGTTTTGCTTAAATTCAAACCGTTCGAAGGAACTCGATTcctgtttatataaattatcatttaCCGGATAATTACAATCGGATGCTGGCAATTCATATTCTGTCCTAACCTGCAAACAAAAGGGTAGCAATGACACTAATTAATGACAAAACAAAATGTGGTGTTTCCGTACAAGTATCACATTTATACGTTTTTCCCTTAGTatgaaaaagttatttttttttggtgtaCTCACATTTTCAATAGAACACAAGTTTTGCTCAGATTCAATCCATCCGACGGCACTCGATTCCTGTTTATATGCATTATCATTGACAGGATAATTACAACCAGTTGCTGGCAATTCATATTCTGTCTTAATCTGTAACTGACAAATGAGACAAATCAATGACAAAGCAAAAGGTGGTGTTTTTGTACAAATATCATATTGTATGGCTTAAAAAGGTAGTAATGAGACTTATAAATGACAAAGCaaaatatgatgtttttgtacatatgtatatcaaatttttacgtttttccgtttgtattaaaatttttatagtaTTGTTAAAGTTATTTTTAGAGTATAGTATTGTTAGTGTTTTTTTATTCTCAAACTCACATTGTCAATTGAAGATAAGTTTTGCTTAGATTCATTCCATTCTAAGATACTCGATTCCTGTTTATATACATTATCATTGACAGGATAATTGCAATCGGTTGCCGGCAATTCATATTCTGTCTTAACCTGCGACTGAAAAAGTAGCAACGAGACTAATTAATGACAAAGCAAAATGTGGTGGTTCTGattaaatatcacatttgtatggctttcagacaatatgaaatttttgatgTGTGAAAAGTCTTTAGTTTAAGGCAAATGACATTAACCAGACATTTGTATGACATTTTCACCAGAATGCGAACTTTTGTGATtttgaataatgttttatattcgaatattgtattacattttcTTGGTGCAGTTGTAATGTAGACTCGCTGTCCGACGTATgttcgaatttaatttcatgGCTTAATTCAGAATCCGAGAGATATTTCTTATAAATGGAATCTGTTGTTAATGAAGTTTCAATGTcgtgaatattttccattttgaaaTCAATTGATGGAACATTACCTCTGCACgtctgtaaaataaaaagaatgttgaataattttaaatgtgtataatgtttttagtgtttttttactggtaaattcacatttttaaaGGAACAGACGTCTTGCTTTGATTCACTCCATTCAAAGGCACTCAATGTATTATTTTGTTCATGTATATCATCATTGACAGGAGAATTACAACCAGTAGCTAGTGGATTAGCACCTGGACATATCGGTGttgacatttcatcttctttcTTAACCTGCAATTGAAAAAGTAGCAATGAAACAGACCAATGACATAGAAATGGTTTAAAAGAAAGTGAAAGCTTAACCgacccgcagctgacagcaggaAGGAATCCGTTGAACCAGTGGAAGAGGATTGTCATGGAAGCCAGTGGAAGAAGACTCGACTGGAGCAGGGAAAAGGCAAAGTCTGCCCTCCATCTCGAAAACAAGAAACAACATTAACGCGCTGCTTAAAATGTCATCTCCTCCTGCCAGCCTCCATCAGGGTTGCCAGCTGGGAAGAAAAGAGAATTtgttttaatgatttattatcaCGATTTTTCATAGGGCATGCTACTAGAGATGCGCTGACGGGAAAAAACCCGGGTTTAGTCCCTGGGAACTTTGAGCGACGGATATTttgggaaaattgaaaaaaaaatgtatatcaatCAGATTTTCAAATCGACAAATTTTTAGATACTCGCATTGAGTCAATgtcgaaattaattaaattaaaaacgtttTCATGTAGTACTGTAAATATCCGGTTTGTGTTTGAGTCGGATGCTTTACGTGAATAACCTATTAGTTATTATCGCTTGTTCGAAATACGCGGTTTGCAAGTGGCAAACGTCTGGGACTCACTTAACTTACgaaagcaggatacaacaggaacaagaggaacaggcttttcctcccgtattaatatgCGTGCGCAGAATgcggaaggaaaagcctgttcctcttgttcctgttgtatcctgctcgcgcaaattaagtgagtatgtaccgtttaccatgcaactttttttttttttttttcgacttaagagctttcgattttcgatctttgccttccgatatttgtgttttctttaatttaacattctgtctcgtcacgtagacccatctgGGACTACGACAGTTTCGGAATTCGGAATCTCGGATATAAAGAGTTTTCATATaagagaataaattattttcaatatcatttggtttcattcatattttcatCCCATTAGAAAATGGTATGACCAAAATCAATAGTTTGGGATCACTTTAAAAGAATTCAGCAAGAATCTGGAACAAGTTAGAAGTTTGCAGCTGTATTTACAGTCCCGCGCCAGGAAATTAGAGCGCCCGATTGAACAGTGTGTACGTCCATTTGTGACGGTCATAAATAACTCAGCATGGGACTTTTtgggcaaaatttttttttgtaagctcatCCTTAAAGGCAACTCTATTCACTGACAAAAAATAGCAGTACATTATCCTTCAAAAATAAGATGTTAGAAGTAATTTTACTTGTGAATTACGTTTGGTGTTGACGTGGGTTCTCGCGAAGATTAATAATTATTTCGTCAAAAAcagtgatttttttcttttattgcatctttatcatatttttaaggtaagttggtatttaatatatgGGGACTGGTTTAGTTGTGAAGGTGTTCTTCACCACTAGTCACCATGTGtttatagacaggttcgtctgtgttcaAAGTTGGAAATACTGCTGTATGTTTGGATACAGTCTTTTATTTggtatacaagtgtataaatatgttgtaGTTTCGGAATTCAGCTAAGTGTCGTTGTCTCTGGATCCGTCTAGGTTGAGAAGTTTCTGGATTCAGCTAAGTGTTGTTTGTTGTCTGACTGTTGAGTGTTGTCGTGGGGGTTGCTGAAGTTTGACTGAATTTATCTGGGTTGGACTTCGTTTTATATGCGTTTGGGAGTGCACGTGTGACTTGTTGACAGGAAGTACCATCTTGCGACTgtgtgatgactagaggtaggatagtcacagagctatccattgttccattgttgtaaatcctttgtaaaaaaggttcggcaaacctttaacaatgcatttacaacctttgaacaatacgcggcaccttctgggtccggtgactagtgatgacgAACACGTACAAGTGTTTACGTTCTTAGAGTGATCGTGTTGGGTGTTgacgcttatttatttatttgttttaatatgtTAATTTCCGCTTGTGTGACGGGATTCCTACAAATatctcaaaattttatattttaaattgcttgtgaaaattttattggtttttttagATGGGTCGAATTCAGatctttttaaagaaaaaattgcacGTATTAACACTTTAATAAAAACGGGAGGGTTTTCCCAACGGAAAATCGGAACAATGGAGGGTGTAAGCAGGACGACTGTTGGACGAATAGAACAACGTGTGAAACCGAACCCtaaacaaatattgaaattttgacgGAACATTtggttattttaaattaaataaaaaatggttcggtgattattgtcAGTAGCTATTCGATAAATTCGACCTCAACTTTTACCATTTAATGAAactatcatatattatatttagatctgtctatcatacaaaaaatatcaGTATGTAAGCCAAaggttccaattttttttatgttttgtgtTAGTAAtagactttttactttatttatgtttttgtgTAATTTGGGTTAAAGTAAAGGAAGCGGTGGAGTAGGTCTAATAAAAGATTGTAAATCTTGTACTCTTCCATGCttttaatgaattaaatttcgGAAATACGTTTCTAGTGGTAGGTATAAAAGCTTAAGTTCGCAAAGTTGTTCGGCAAACAGTCTAATAGACGTTACAAAgtaatgcatattatatttcaaattatggaacaattgttattattcgtatattTGAAATAAGACAAGTATGAATATGAAGACCCGAAAATGAAGTGATAAGAACAGCACATGCATCTTTTTTCAATTGGTTGAAATGcacgataatttaaatcaatgttcaataaatatgtgaatacctatacgtacatacatacatatacagaataGCAGAACCCATGAAGGTGGTTTGTGAACTTTGGTCTATTAACTGTTCATAAGAAATATTTCTTTGCAGAActcagttgagaaaccctgaatacgtaggatttgaaaacataattttagggaaaaaaatcgaaaaccaaaGATTCTCCCATTTTTTATCATGGCAAAGCCCATATTGACGATTTGCGAACCTTAGTTTAGAAATCGTGCATACGCAAGATTTTGGATAGCTAAAAGGCAAAAAgtaaaaaactatttgaaaaaaagtttcattgagaagtttttatatattaacccTTTTTTGCAGTGTGAGATTTGAAATGTTTCTGAAAGTTAGATTGGTCAGCAAAAGATTTTAAACAGATATCGCATTTGTACGGCTTTTCTCCGGAGTGTGATCTTTTATGTGTCGCCATGTAACATTTCAtagcaaatgatttaaaacaaatgtcacatttgtatggcttttctccAGTATGAGTTCTTTTGTGTCTTATAAGCTgctgtttttgaacaaatgacaTTGAACAAATGGTACATTTCTGCGGTTTTACATCAAGATGATATAGCTTATGTGAAACGAGGTCAGATTTCCTAGCATATGATCtcaagcaaatatcacatttatgcaGCTTTTCTGCAGTATGAGACTTTACATGTCTCACAAAGTTAGCTCTTTGAGTGAAATCTTTTGAACATATATCacatttaaaaatcctttcgCTACCATGAGATCTTTCATGCCTTGTAAGCTGATATTTTTgagtatatgattttaaacaaatattacatttgtacgGCCTCTCCCCAGTATGTGAAATTTGATGTGTCGTAAGGATATGTTTATGGGAAAATGATTTggaacaaatgtgacatttgtaaGGTTTTACTTGAACGTGAACTCGTAATTCATGATTGAAAAGTTGATGTTGTCGGAAGAAAGATTTTTtgcatatattacatttatgcaGCTTTTTTGCAGTATGAGACTCAATATGTCTCACAATGCTAGCTTTTTGACTAAATGAGTTTGCACAGATATCACATTTATAAAGTTTTTCGCCAGTATGAGATACTTCATGCGTGATAAGCTGAGATTtggtagtaaatgattttaaacaaatgtcacatttgtacaaCGTATTTCTAGTATGAGTTAATTTATGATACGcaagggattttttttttaaataagcttttgaacaaatatcacatttgtaaagCTTTCCTTCAGGATGGAGTTTTTTATGGGCTGAAAGGGTATATTTCAAAgagaatgatttaaaacaaatatcacatttgtatagcTTTTCCCCGGTATGAGATATTTCATTGATCACATGCCAAGATTTTGAACAATGTTCATTTTCGAATTGCATTACATTTTCTTGGTGCAGTTGTAATGTAGACTCGCCATTCGATGCATGTTCCAAAAGAATTTCATAGCTCGATTCAGAATTCGagacacattttttataattgGAAGTTGTCGGTAATATGGATTCAATATtgtcattatttttcattttgcaaTCGCTTCTAGTTACTTGTCCTTCGCACAtctataaaacaaaaacaaggttatataatattaaatgtgtataatattatttttttttagtgaactcactttttcaataaaacaaaagttttgcTTAGATTCAATCTGTTCCAAGGAACTCGATTCCGGTTTAGATAAATTATCATTGACAGGATAATTGCAATCGGTTGCCAGCAATTCATATTCTGTCCTAACCTGCAACCAAAAAAGTAGCAATGAGACTAATAAATGAAAAAGCAAAATGTGGTGTTTTtgtacaaatatcaaatttgtacGTTTTTCCGTTTAAAAATTGGAAGTGTGAAaatgttagtttttttttattgatgaaCTCACATTTTCAATAGACCACAACTTTTGCTTAGATTCAATCCGTTCGAAGGAACTCGATTCCTGTTTATATAAATCATCATTTACCGGATAATTACAATCTGATGCTGGCAATTCATATTCTATCTTTACCTGCAAACAAAATacatagttaaaataaaaatacaatgtacatagtaacaataacgattcgagctcagaatctatcactgatcatgttttcatgatctagaaaaaatgtgtctgtgtattttttttttcgtgaacTCACATTTTCAATTGAAGACAAGTTTTGCTTAGATTCATTCCATTCTAAGGTACTCGGTTcctgtttatataaattatcattgACAGGATAATAACAACCTGTTGCTGGCAATTCATGCTCTGTTTTAACCTGCAACTGAAAAAGTAGCAACGAGACTAATTATCACATTTGTACGGCTTTCAgacagtatgcaattttttaggTGTGAAAAGGCTTTAGTTAGACTTAAACCAGACATTTGTATGACATTTTCACTAGAATGAGATCTTTTGCCACACAATGTTATTATTCgaatattgtattacattttcTTGGTGCAGTTGTAATGTAGACTCGCTGTCCGACGTATgttcgaatttaatttcatgGCTTAATTCAGAATCTGAGAGatatttcttattattaatGGAATCTGTCGGTAACGAAGTTTCAATGTcgtgaatattttccattttgtaATCACTTGatggaatattttccattttgtaATCACTTGTCGGTAACGATGATTCAATGTCATGAGTATCTTCCTTTTTGAAATCACTTGATGTAGCTTTACCTCCGCACgtctgtaaaataaaaagaatgctgtataattttaaatgtgtgcaatatttttagtttttttagtggtaaattcacatttttaatGGAACAGATGTTTTGTTTTGATTCACTCCATTCGAAGGCActcgatttattattttgttcatGTATATCGTCATTGACAGGAGAATTACAACCAGTTGCCTGTGGATTATCACCTGGACATATTGTAGCTGACAGTTCATCTTCTTTCTTAACCTGCGATTGAAAAAGTAGTAATGAGACTGAATATTGACATAGAAATGGTTTAAAAGAAAGTGAAAGCTTAACCgacccgcagctgacagcaggtaggaATCCGTTGAACCAGTGGAAGAGGATTGTCATGGAAGCCAGTGGAAGAAGACTCGGCTGGAGCAGGGCAAAGGCAAAGTCTGTCCTCCATCTCGAAAACAAGAAACAACAATAAGGCGCCGCTCAAAGTGTCACCTCCACCTGTCAGCCTCCATCAGGGTTGCCAGCTGGGAAAAAAAGAGAACttgtttaattgatttaatgggtcggttcggtgattactagtcaaatgtgaaccg
This genomic interval from Arctopsyche grandis isolate Sample6627 chromosome 8, ASM5162203v2, whole genome shotgun sequence contains the following:
- the LOC143915141 gene encoding uncharacterized protein LOC143915141 isoform X1, with amino-acid sequence MEDRLCLCPAPAESSSTGFHDNPLPLVQRIPTCCQLRVKKEDELSATICPGDNPQATGCNSPVNDDIHEQNNKSSAFEWSESKQNICSIKNTCGGKATSSDFKKEDTHDIESSLPTSDYKMENIPSSDYKMENIHDIETSLPTDSINNKKYLSDSELSHEIKFEHTSDSESTLQLHQENLQVKTEHELPATGCYYPVNDNLYKQEPSTLEWNESKQNLSSIENVKIEYELPASDCNYPVNDDLYKQESSSFERIESKQKLWSIENVRTEYELLATDCNYPVNDNLSKPESSSLEQIESKQNFCFIEKMCEGQVTRSDCKMKNNDNIESILPTTSNYKKCVSNSESSYEILLEHASNGESTLQLHQENVMQFENEHCSKSWHVINEISHTGEKLYKCDICFKSFSLKYTLSAHKKLHPEGKLYKCDICSKAYLKKKSLAYHKLTHTRNTLYKCDICLKSFTTKSQLITHEVSHTGEKLYKCDICANSFSQKASIVRHIESHTAKKLHKCNICKKSFFRQHQLFNHELRVHVQVKPYKCHICSKSFSHKHILTTHQISHTGERPYKCNICLKSYTQKYQLTRHERSHGSERIFKCDICSKDFTQRANFVRHVKSHTAEKLHKCDICLRSYARKSDLVSHKLYHLDVKPQKCTICSMSFVQKQQLIRHKRTHTGEKPYKCDICFKSFAMKCYMATHKRSHSGEKPYKCDICLKSFADQSNFQKHFKSHTAKKG
- the LOC143915141 gene encoding uncharacterized protein LOC143915141 isoform X2; amino-acid sequence: MEERLCPCPAPVESSIAINGNPFPRVQFQVKKEDELSATICPGDNPQATGCNSPVNDDIHEQNNKSSAFEWSESKQNICSIKNTCGGKATSSDFKKEDTHDIESSLPTSDYKMENIPSSDYKMENIHDIETSLPTDSINNKKYLSDSELSHEIKFEHTSDSESTLQLHQENLQVKTEHELPATGCYYPVNDNLYKQEPSTLEWNESKQNLSSIENVKIEYELPASDCNYPVNDDLYKQESSSFERIESKQKLWSIENVRTEYELLATDCNYPVNDNLSKPESSSLEQIESKQNFCFIEKMCEGQVTRSDCKMKNNDNIESILPTTSNYKKCVSNSESSYEILLEHASNGESTLQLHQENVMQFENEHCSKSWHVINEISHTGEKLYKCDICFKSFSLKYTLSAHKKLHPEGKLYKCDICSKAYLKKKSLAYHKLTHTRNTLYKCDICLKSFTTKSQLITHEVSHTGEKLYKCDICANSFSQKASIVRHIESHTAKKLHKCNICKKSFFRQHQLFNHELRVHVQVKPYKCHICSKSFSHKHILTTHQISHTGERPYKCNICLKSYTQKYQLTRHERSHGSERIFKCDICSKDFTQRANFVRHVKSHTAEKLHKCDICLRSYARKSDLVSHKLYHLDVKPQKCTICSMSFVQKQQLIRHKRTHTGEKPYKCDICFKSFAMKCYMATHKRSHSGEKPYKCDICLKSFADQSNFQKHFKSHTAKKG